The proteins below come from a single Hyperolius riggenbachi isolate aHypRig1 chromosome 8, aHypRig1.pri, whole genome shotgun sequence genomic window:
- the LOC137527357 gene encoding uncharacterized protein, whose amino-acid sequence MGSATLQDITTMDFKKLEQEYKRLRQENLNSPVHKGLTELVVDPFTVDERTSLELSLRDSHNNRCKRLGLGSPSGYNTSTGILAQSVEAKIFKQQRAGSSLASVDTLRFPNQGHSRHDKNGQQHSGGLSEQTGRNKESFSMVPVMQDTTVGRRTPEILESSPSKGNPELFSRFSEQITTSSGRVVSERSCVSGPGTPLGQTRHGLVCSKEQHKVPDVLLTMPPGQSLLSGRILDNVEFRSDVCLSSSFLNSSSSEQITERPSSDDHDSAILAQKTMVYTTEEFSYSRSCNAARSSRPAVPGSSFSSRSEAPSAFSLEPEWRSLKQKGFSNGLSETLIQSRKKVTRNIYQKTWNVYKGWCEQNSSDCSLSLSVLEFLQEGYQKGLSTSTLKVQTAAISVFLERRLAEEEFFIRFFQALKRIRPLVQSRMPSWDLNTVLQALCNSPFEPLEEISDKCLTIKTAFLVAITSARRVCELQALSMREPYCIISGDRITLRLDTSFLPKVVSKFHRSQEIFLPSFCNNPTNEKEKKLHCLDVRRTVLGYLDRSKQWRKSDALFVLFGGRFKGKQASKSTIARWIRQTIALAYSQQGKLLPSSIKAHSTRAVSASWAEKAGASIEQICRAATWSSQNTFVRHYRLDIAASSDLSFGRKVLQAVVPP is encoded by the coding sequence ATGGGGTCAGCTACACTCCAGGACATTACAACTATGGATTTTAAGAAGTTGGAACAGGAGTATAAGAGACTTAGACAGGAGAATCTTAATTCCCCAGTTCATAAAGGACTCACTGAATTGGTGGTTGATCCCTTCACAGTTGACGAACGGACGTCTTTGGAGCTATCCCTCAGAGACAGTCATAACAACAGATGCAAGCGcctggggttggggagcccatcTGGGTACAATACCAGTACAGGGATCTTGGCCCAGAGCGTCGAGGCAAAGATCTTCAAACAACAGAGAGCTGGCAGCAGTTTGGCAAGCGTTGACACACTTCGATTCCCAAATCAGGGGCACTCACGTCACGATAAGAACGGACAACAACACAGTGGTGGCCTATCTGAACAGACAGGGAGGAACAAGGAGTCATTCTCTATGGTACCTGTCATGCAAGATACTACAGTGGGCAGAAGGACACCTGAAATCCTTGAGAGCAGTCCATCTAAAGGGAACCCTGAATTGTTTAGCCGATTTTCTGAGCAGATCACCACTTCATCAGGACGAGTGGTCTCTGAACGAAGTTGTGTTTCAGGGCCTGGTACACCTCTGGGGCAGACCCGACATGGACTTGTTTGCTCGAAAGAACAACACAAAGTGCCAGATGTTTTGCTCACTATGCCCCCAGGACAATCCTTGCTCAGTGGACGCATTCTCGATAACGTGGAATTCAGGTCTGATGTATGCCTATCCTCCTCTTTCCTTAATTCCTCGAGTTCTGAACAAATTACAGAAAGACCGAGCTCGGATGATCATGATAGTGCCATACTGGCCCAAAAGACCATGGTTTACACTACTGAAGAATTTAGCTACAGTCGATCATGTAATGCTGCCAGATCGTCCAGACCTGCTGTCCCAGGGTCCAGTTTTTCATCCAGATCTGAGGCTCCTTCAGCTTTCAGCTTGGAGCCTGAGTGGAGAAGTTTAAAGCAGAAGGGTTTCTCTAACGGACTTTCAGAGACGTTAATCCAGAGCAGAAAAAAGGTTACCAGGAACATTTATCAAAAGACCTGGAATGTGTATAAAGGATGGTGTGAACAAAATTCCAGTGACTGTTCTTTATCCCTTTCAGTACTAGAATTCCTACAGGAGGGTTATCAGAAAGGCCTCAGCACCAGCACACTGAAGGTTCAGACAGCAGCTATTAGTGTTTTTCTGGAGAGACGTTTGGCTGAAGAAGAATTCTTCATACGATTCTTTCAGGCACTTAAAAGAATCAGGCCACTGGTTCAGTCAAGAATGCCATCCTGGGACCTAAACACCGTACTACAGGCCTTATGTAACAGCCCCTTTGAACCTCTGGAGGAGATCTCAGATAAATGTTTAACCATCAAGACGGCTTTTCTTGTAGCAATTACGTCGGCCAGGAGAGTTTGTGAATTACAGGCCCTGTCCATGAGAGAACCTTATTGCATTATCTCTGGAGATCGTATCACATTACGGTTGGACACCTCTTTCCTCCCTAAAGTTGTTTCTAAGTTTCATCGTTCTCAAGAAATATTCTTACCTTCTTTCTGTAACAACCCGACCAATGAAAAGGAGAAGAAACTTCACTGTCTGGATGTAAGAAGGACGGTTTTAGGCTACTTAGATCGTTCCAAACAATGGAGGAAATCGGATGCCTTGTTTGTTCTCTTCGGAGGAAGATTCAAAGGCAAACAAGCATCGAAGTCGACTATAGCCAGATGGATAAGGCAGACCATTGCGTTGGCTTATTCCCAACAAGGAAAGTTATTACCATCATCCATAAAGGCTCATTCAACTAGAGCGGTGTCAGCCTCTTGGGCAGAGAAGGCGGGAGCCTCCATCGAACAGATCTGTAGAGCGGCCACGTGGTCCAGCCAAAATACGTTTGTCAGACATTACAGATTAGACATTGCAGCTAGTTCAGACCTGTCATTCGGCAGGAAAGTGTTGCAGGCAGTTGTCCCCCCCTAA